DNA from Mucilaginibacter mallensis:
TGGGTTAAATAATAAATCAATAATTATATTATGGCAAACACATCAGTTTCATATCAACCAACATTCACCATAGGTGGCGACTTAACCGTTAACCGGATGGGCTACGGAGCCATGCGCATTACTGGCAAAGGCATCTGGGGGCCACCGAGCGATAAAGACGAGGCTATACGCGTATTAAAACGTGCAGTTGAATTAGGCGTTAATTTTATTGATACAGCCGACAGCTATGGCCCGTATGTATCAGAAGAATTGATAGCAGAAGCGCTTCACCCCTATGCAGATGGACTTGTAATTGCTACCAAAGGCGGCCTTGAACGTACCGGACCTGATCAATGGCCTGTGAATGGCCATCCCGATCATTTGAAAACAGCTTTGGAAGGCAGTTTAAAACGTTTGAAGCTGGATCAGATAGATCTTTATCAACTACACCGAATCGATCCAAAAGTACCTACTGAAAAAACCTTTGAGTTTTTGCAAAAAGCGCAGGAGGATGGCAAGATCAAACACATAGGACTGTCAGAAGTTAGTGTGGATGATATTAAAAAGGCCCGGGAGTTTTTTGAAGTGGTATCGGTACAAAATATGTATAGTGTTGATAACCGCAAATGGGAGCCTGTTTTGCAATATACAAAAGAGAAGAATATTGCCTTTATCCCGTGGTTTCCGCTTAACGCGGCCAATGTTGCCAGTCAGGCCAAACTTAAAGAAGTAGCCGACAAACATGGCGCTACAGTTTATCAAACTGCATTAAGCTGGCTTTTACATCATGCTGATAACATCCTGCTTATCCCCGGCACATCAAGCGTAAAACACCTTGAAGAAAATCATAAAGCAGTTAGTGTTGAACTTACTGCCGATGATATGCAACACCTGGATAAGATTGCAGGTTAAACGGCGATTTGTTTCAGGACTAAAGCGAAAAAGGTTTAATTGTATGAAAAAAAATTACATACAAATTAAACCTTTTGCTTTTTTTCCTATCATATCAAAATATTATGAACCACTAAACTCATTTTGTTGATATGAAAACATTCAGACGATCTATGCTATCGCTTCTGGTATTAGGAGCGTTAGGTTGTACAAAGGGGACAGTAAACTCAAACAACACCGCACCTACTGACCAGGCAGCCGACCTGGTAACAACTTCGCTTGCTGTTAACACGGATGGCGCATTTAACACCATAAGCGATGTCTCGGTTGAAGCCCAGGTAAAAGTCAGTATCGATACCCTATGCGGCACCGTATGGGCCGATAGCATTACACGCAAAACGCCAACCGGCCAGGTGCCGTCATACAGCTATACTGCAAAATACAGTTATACTTTAAACTGCAATCCTAACAGCAACACTTTCAGCGGCAGCACAACAGCCATATCATCATATAGCGGCAGTTTTACCGGCCCTAACCTATCCTCAACTAATTCAGGAAGTTCAAATTTCACACTTTCAGGTTTAGGAAAAAGCTCAACCACCCTTGGTTTAAGCGGCGAGTACAAACGTGCGGGCTCCTATCAAAGTAAAACAGATTCGGGCAGCAACAGTGTAGATGTTGTGGTAACCGATCTGGTACTTACAAAACCACAGCATATTATTAAAAGTGGTACGGCAACAATTACAGTTTCGGGCATGTCAACAAAAACCGGCTCATTTAGCTTTAATGGTGTGCTGGTATTTAATGGAGGCAACACCGCAACATTAACGTTAAACGGCACTGTTTATACCATTGACCTTGCAACTGGTATAAAAACCAGGCACTAATATCTATTAATAATCTATAACAAATGCAAAAGCAGCCATGGTTGATCATGGCTGCTTTTTTTGTAATCAAGGTTGATTAAACATCAGCTACCTTGAAAGGCTTTACATCAACAGATTCCCATATTTTTTGGGTGATGTATATTTCGCTTTGCTTCCAGGCTTCAAGTCCCTCTTCGTTTTCAAACTGAAGGATCATAACCGAACCTATCATTTTACCACCCTCGTTTAAAAGAGCGCCACCAACTACATAGTTGCCTTTTTCTTTCAGGTCCTTTGCCCCATCCAAATGGTGAGGCCTAACATCCATGCGGCGTTTTAAAGCCCCATCATCGGTATAGTCATACCCGGTAACAATATATTGATTCATAATGCTAAAATAATTAATTTACTAGTTCTACCCGCTTATAACAAGCAAAAACAGCTTCTGTTTAGTTTATAAATTAATCACTCAAATTAAAAACTGTATTTTTTACATTTTATATTTTATAACCTATATATTTGCATTTATCCGATTCTGAATTTTATAAACCAATGAGAGATTTTCTACAAATAGAGTTTAAAAAAACATACCAAAAACAAGCCGAACACGCCTATTTTTCACCCGGCCGGGTTAACCTTATAGGTGAACATATTGACTATAATGGCGGCCTCGTAATGCCATGCGCCGTAACTTTAGGCACTTACCTGTTAGTATCGCCTAATAATGAAGAAGTTTTCCGTTTCAGAAGTGTAAATTTTGACGAGCAGTTTGAAATACCATTACAAAAAGACTATAAAAAAGATGGCAAAACATGGTACAATTACCCATTAGGGGTAATACAACATTTTGTTAAGGATGACAAATCTTTAAAAGGTCTGGATTTTCTGTATTTCGGTAATATACCTATCGGCTCGGGCCTTTCTTCATCAGCATCAATTGAGGTGGTTACTGCCTTTGCTTTGAATGATCTTTTTGAGTGCGATTACTCAAAACTTGATCTTGTTAAACTGGCAAAATCAGTTGAAAACAACTTTATTGGCTTAAATAGTGGCATTATGGACCAGTTTGCAGTAGCTTTTGGCGAAAAAAACAAGGCGCTGATGTTAAACTGCGATACACTCGATTACCAGGCCGTTGATAGCAACCTCGGCGATCATATTTTAGCCATCATCAATACCAATAAACCGCGCAAACTGGCTGAATCAAAATATAACGAACGCGTTTTAGAATGTAAAGCTGCATTAAAAGCCTTACAGCAGGAACTGGATATTCATAACCTTTGTGATATTGACACCGCAACGTTTGAGAAATATGAGCATTTAATTACCGACGCGATAGTTAAAAAGCGTGCAGAGCATGTTATTAAAGAAAACGACCGTGTTAAATTAGCTGGTGTAGCACTTTCCAATAATAATCTGGCAGAATTTGGCCGTTTGATGTATGCCTCACATGACTCGCTTCGCGACTTGTACGAAGTAAGCGGCAAGGAACTTGACACCGTTGTTGAATACAGCAAAACCAACCCGGACGTTGCAGGCGCACGTATGACCGGAGCAGGATTTGGTGGTTGTGCCATAGCATTGGTTAAAGAATCGTCATTCGAAAAATTCGCAAAGGAAGTAACGGAGTATTACACCAAAAAAATCGGCTATGCTCCTTCTGTTTATAGCTCACTAATTGGCGATGGCGTTGGTTTATTAAAGGAAGAACAGGCAATCAGGGTATAAAGTATCAGGATTAGGTATATTTGCCGCTTTATTGCTAAAGAATACCGCAAATGACTAATGACCCGATAAACAACGACTATAAAAAGCTAAAACTGGATGAACTGAACCGCGCTTCGGTAGATGAATTTAAAGCGCAGAAAAAGCTTCCGGTTGCGGTTGTATTGGATAATGTGCGGAGTATGCACAATATAGGCTCTATATTCCGCACATCAGATGGTTTCGCAGTTGAGCAGATCTGTCTTTGCGGTATTACAGCCCAGCCCCCCCACCGTGAAATTGAAAAAACCGCACTTGGCGCTACGCAATCCATTAGCTGGCTGTATTTTGGCGATACGCTACAGGCTGTTGAGCATTTGCGCACTGAGGGATATAAGATCATCGCTATTGAACAAGCCCAAAACAGCATCATGTTAAATGATTTTAACCCTGCCGGGGATGAAAAATATGCCCTTATTTTTGGCAACGAGGTAAACGGTGTAAGCGACGATGTAATGCAGAAGATAGATACCTGTATTGAGATACCGCAGTTTGGCACCAAGCACTCCTTCAATATCGTTGTATCTGCAGGTATTGTTTTGTGGGATTTCTTTTCGAAGATGGTAGTTTAGTTGATGGTTCATAGTTCATGGCTGATTTATTTGTAAATTAGCTTTGTTATTCAACCATTGCACCAATGAACAATTGAACTAATGAACCAATGAACTTACCTCAAAAACTTCAGATAAAATCGGGCAAGCACTGGTTATTCTTTAACGCACCAGGCAATTACCTTACTGTAATTGAACCATTACCAGATAATGTAACGGTAAGCTATGAACCTACAGGAGAATTTGATGGTATACAATTATTCATAAAAAATGCCGCTGAACTTACATCATCATTAACCATACTTAAACCCATATTAAAGCCAGATACCGTATTTTGGGTGACCTATCCCAAGAAAAGTTCGGGCATGGATAGTGGGCTGGAAATGATGGGTAGCTGGGATGAGTTAACAAATCTTGGCCTGCGGATAGTCACCTCAGTATCCGTAAATGAAACATGGACCGCATTGCGCTTTAAACCTGTTGAACTAACCAAACTTTCCGATAGTCGCAACGCCAATATCGCCAAAAATGAATATGGTGATTATATCGATATTGAAAACAGACAAATAACGCTTCCTGCTGATATGGCTGAGATCCTACAAGATAAACCACAGGCTATGGCCTTTTATCAGCAACTCTCTTACTCGAATAAAAAGGAATATGTAGTTTGGATCCTGTCTGCCAAACAGGAGAAAACACGTGAGGAACGATTAGTTAAGATGGTTGACAAATTGCTTGGCGACAAGAAGAATCCGGCTGAAAAGTAAACTTATAGCCACACGTCATTGCGAGGCACGAAGCAATCCCAAACTTTACAGAGCGAACAGAAAAGCATCATCGACTTGCATGGTCGGGGATTCCCACGCCATGATGTGCGGAGAAAAAATTATAAAAAATCCCTTGCGTAACCAAATGGTTACCTATATATTTGTAACCAAACGGTTACCTATATATAATATATGCGCAGAGACGTATTCCAGGCTATTGCCGATCCTACCCGCAGGGAAATCATCAACCTGATAGCCCACAGATCATTAAACTTAAATTCCATTGCTGATAATTTTACAGTAAGCAGGCCCGCTATATCCAAACACATAAAAATATTAACGGAATGTGGTTTAGTTACCATTACCCAACAGGGTCGTGAGCACTATTGTAAAGCCAATTTCAAGCAATTTAAAGAAGTATCCGACTGGATAGAGCAATACCGCGTTTTCTGGACTGATAAGCTGGATGCCCTAGGCAAATTTTTGGATGAAGAAAAATAACCCGTAGAGACAATTAACCACCTAAATTAAATAATATGAGCACACAACCATTTGTAATTGAACGAACCTACAACGCCCCTATCAGCAAAGTGTGGGAAGCATTAACCGATCACAACAAAATGAAGGAATGGTATTTCCAGTTGGAGGATTTTAAACCCGAAATTGGCTTTAAATTCACCTTCGAGGGCGGTTCCAAAGAAAAAACCTATATCCACCTTTGTGAGATAACAGAGGTTATTCCCGGTAAAAAGCTTGCTCACAGCTGGGTATATAAAGATTACCCGGGTGAATCATTCGTAACCTGGGAGTTGTTTGATGAAGGCGGCAAAACCAGGCTAAAGCTCACACACACAGGCCTTGAAACCTTCCAGCAAGACAATAAAGATTTTGCAACAGAAAGCTTTACCAAAGGCTGGACACATATTACAGGTACATCATTGAAAGAATACCTGGAGAAATAACTCTCAACTAAAAAGCCTATTGCACAAAACTTACGAAGTTTCTAAAACTTCGTAAGTTTCAATCTAGTGTAGATTATCTATTAAAACAAAAAAAGCCGGATAATTATCCGGCTTGATATGATTGGTTAATAAAGGCTTCGTTTTATTATTCCCTTTCAGGAAGTCAGGGCTTAAAAAACCTGTTCAAACTGATTTACAGCATCTTTGCTTTCTAAAGTAGAATGCCCCATCAGGAATTCATCTACCTTACGGGCACATTCGCGGCCTTCGGATATTGCCCAAACCACCAGTGATTGTCCCCTGCGCATATCGCCTGCTGAAAATACTTTGCTTACGTTGGTACGATAAGTAACATCGTTGGCATTTACATTTTTGCGCACATCAAGTTCAACACCTAATTTTTTAAGTAAACCTTCGTGCTGCGGATGTAAGAAACCCATCGCCAGGAAAACCCTTTGGCAAGGTATCTCACGCTCTGAACCTTCAACCTCGGTAAATTTCACCGGGCGGCCCAAAACATCAACTTCCCAGCTAACATCGCTTACTCTGATAGCACGCAATTCACCATTTTCATCGCCTAAAAACTCTTTTGTATTGATACCCCAATAGCGGTCAGCACCTTCCTCATGCGAGCTGGTTACTTTTAATACCATTGGGTATGTTGGCCAAGGCATGTGTTGTGTACGTGCCTCAGGCGGCCTGAACATCACTTCAAACTGCTTAACCGATGTCGCACCCTGGCGATTTGATGTACCCACGCAATCAGAGCCGGTATCACCGCCACCAATCACTACCACCTCTTTACCTGTTGCAAAAATATCTTCAGTATCAAATTTACTGTCGCCAACGCGTTTGTTTTGTTGCTTTAAAAAGTCCATCGCAAAATGAATACCCTTTAATTCCCTGCCTGGCATAGGTAAGTTACGCGGGATGGTTGAACCACCGCTCAATACAACTGCATCATGGTTACGCACCACTTCCTCGGCTGAAAGATCTTTACCTACTTCAACATTGTATTTAAACTCAACGCCATCCTCTTCCATCACCTGTATACGGCGGTCGATGATCCATTTTTCCAGTTTAAAATCAGGGATACCGTAGCGTAATAAACCGCCTGCTTTATCGTCACGTTCGTAAACGGTAACCGAGTGGCCTGCCTTGCTCAGTTGCGCAGCAGCAGCCAGTCCAGCCGGACCAGAGCCTATAACGGCAACCTTTTTACCTGTTTTAATAACAGGCGCTGTAGGTTTAACCAGGTTATTAGCGTAAGCTATTTCAATGATGTGTTTTTCAATTTCCTCAATAGCTACGGCAGGTTTGTTAATGCCCAGCACACATGCCGACTCACACGGAGCAGGGCAAATTCTGCCGGTAAACTCCGGAAAGTTATTGGTTGATGATAATATCTGGTAAGCTTCTTCCCAGTTTTTGCGATACACGGCATCGTTAAATTCAGGGATAATGTTACCCAGCGGGCACCCTGAATGACAGAACGGAATGCCGCAGTTCATACACCTTGCAGATTGCTGGTTTAATTTCTCATCAGAATATAGCCCAACAAACTCATTATAATTTTTAACACGTTCTGCAGGTGATACTTTTTCAGGGAGTTCCCTATTAAACTCCTGGAATCCTGTTACTTTTCCCATTCTTAGCTTACAGTTTGATATTGTAATTTTTCTAAAACTTTTTTATACTCTTTTGGATATACCTTAACAAATTGCGCAGATACTTTATTCCAGTTGTTTAATAGCTCCTGAGCTACTTTACTGCCTGTTAATTGTATGTGCTTGCGCAATAATGAAAGGATCTCCTCCTCGTCTTTTATTGATAGCGGATCCAGGTCGACCATCTCCATGTTGCAGTTTTCAGCAAACGTGTTATCCGGGTTATAAACCCATGCAATACCACCGCTCATGCCTGCAGCAAAGTTTCTGCCTGTTTTTCCTAATATCAGCGCGCGGCCACCGGTCATATACTCACAACCGTGATCACCTATACCCTCAACAACAGTGGTTGCACCTGAGTTACGTACAGCGAAACGTTCGCCGGCCATACCACCTATGAACACCTCACCTGATGTTGCGCCATACAGGGCAACGTTACCAATGATGATATTTTCCTCAGGTGTAAATGTTGCTTTTTCTGACGGATAGATAGCCAGTTGCGCACCGGATAAACCTTTACCTACATAGTCATTAGCCTCGCCTTCCAGTTCAAAGGCAATACCTTTGGTTGTGAAAGCGCCGAAACTTTGTCCGGCTGAACCTTTGAATTTAATGTTGATGGTATTATCAGGCAAACCTGCTGAACCGTATATTTTTGATATTTCGTTAGATAATAAAGTACCTAAAGTACGGTCGGTATTTTTCACATCATAACTCGCAAATACCGGGGTTTTATCCTCAAGCGCAGGTTTTGCAGCTTCCCACAATTGCAGGTCAAGGATAGCATCCATACCATGATCCTGTTTTTCGCTATTGTAAAGCGTTAAACCTTTAGCATTGGTTACAGGGTGTAATATGCCCGAAAGATCAACTTTCTTAGCTTTCCAGTTTTGCAGGTTATCCTTAACTTTCAGGAACTGAACACGGCCAACCATTTCGTTAATGGTACGGAAACCTAATTCAGCCATTATCTCGCGCAATTCCTCAGCCATAAAGCGGAACAGGTTTACTACGTGCTCTGGTTTGCCTGAGAACAGTTTCCTTAATTCAGGATCCTGGGTGGCAACACCCACAGGGCAGGTATTTAAATGGCATTTACGCATCATTATACAGCCGCCTGCTACAAGGGCCGCAGTTGCAACACCCCATTCTTCTGCGCCTAATAAAGCTGCTATAGCCAAATCACGGCCAGTTTTTAGCTGACCATCTGTTTGCAATACCACACGGCTGCGCAGTTTGTTGCGTACCAGTGTTTGATGAGCCTCAGATAAACCAAGCTCCCAAGGTAAGCCTGCATGTTTTACAGAGCTTATTGGCGATGCACCTGTACCGCCATCATAACCGGCGATCAAAATAACATCGGCATGTGCTTTTGCAACACCTGCTGCTATAGTACCTACTCCTGCTTTTGATACCAGCTTAACGTTGATACGTGCGGCACGGTTAGCATTTTTAAGGTCGAATATTAATTGTGCAAGATCCTCGATAGAATAAATATCGTGGTGCGGTGGTGGAGATATCAAACCTACACCCGGTGTTGAGTGACGGGTCTTAGCGATCCAGTCATCCACCTTGTGGCCCGGCAGCTGACCACCTTCACCTGGTTTTGCGCCTTGCGCCATCTTGATCTGTAGCTCATCAGCATTGGTAAGGTAGTTTGATGTTACCCCAAAACGTGCCGATGCAACTTGCTTAATAGCCGAGCGCATAGAATCGCCGTTCTCCATTTTTTCGTAGCGCATTTCATCTTCACCACCTTCGCCGGTATTGCTTTTGCCGCCAATGCGGTTCATGGCGATTGCCATAGTGCTGTGTGCCTCGTGAGAGATAGAGCCGAACGACATGGCGCCTGTTGCAAAGCGTTTCATGATGTTTTCAGCCGGTTCAACCTCATCTATGCTGATAGATTCACGGTGATGCGTAAAATCAAGCAATCCACGGATGGTGAAGTGCTTTTCACCCTGCTCGTTAATTACGCGCGCATAATTTTTATACACATTGTAATCATTGCTGCGGGTTGCATGCTGTAGTAAGTGCACCGTTGTTGGATTGAACAAATGTGCTTCGCCACGGCGTTTCCATTGGTAAATACCACCTTCAGGCAATAAATGGCTCTCGGTGTTCGAACTGCCAAAACCTATACGATGTTTACAAAGTGATTCACGGGCAATTTCATCAAGGCCCAAACCTTCAATACGGGTTACCGCCCCGCAGAAGTATTTGCTCACAACATCCTTGTTTAAGCCTAATATTTCGAAGATCTGTGAACCATGGTATGATTGCAGTGTTGAGATTCCCATTTTTGAGAAGATCTTCAGCAAGCCATCATTTACAGATTTTACGTAGTTCTTTAATAAATATTTTTCTTCAAGACTGGTTTCTAAGCTACCATCTCTCTTAACAGTTTGAATGGTTGACAGTGCCAGGTACGGGTTGATAGCAGTAGCGCCAAATGCCAGTAAACAAGCAAAATGGTGTACTTCCCAAACGTCGCCCGCTTCAACAACCAGGCCTACAGAACCACGGCGACCTTTTTTGATCAGGTGGTGATGCACTGCAGATACTGCCAGTAATGACGGTATAGGCGCATGCTCTGAATCGATAGCGCGATCTGATAAAATCAATACCTCGAAACCGTCATCAACAGCATCCTCAGCATAACGGCAAACACGCTCAATACCTTTCTGCATTGAACCCGGCAGGCCATCAGCCTTAAAGTAAGTTTGCAACGTTTTCGCATGGAACATACCGGTATCAATACTTCTCAGCTTTTCTAACTGATGATTTTTTAATATCGGGTGTTTCAGCGTTACGCAATGGCAATGCATTTTATCTTCATCCAATAAATTACCGTTGTTACCTATAAAAGTAGCCAAACTCATTACCAAACGCTCGCGTATCGGATCGATAGGTGGGTTGGTAACCTGTGCAAAGTATTGTTTAAAATAACTTGATAAGTGCTGTGGTTTATCTGATAATATCGCCAAAGGCACATCAGTACCCATTGATCCGATAGGCTCCTTACCATCAACCGCCATTGGCTTGATGATAGTATCGATATCTTCACGGCTGTAACCGAATACCTGCTGGTAGCGGAATACAGAATCGGGTGAAAGATCGGCGAAAGCTAAACGCGGTTCAGCTAATTCGCTCAGATTAATTTTATAGTTCTCTAACCAACGGCCATATGGCTGGCGCGATGCTATCTGGTGTTTGATTTCATCATCAGTAATGATCTTACCTTTTTCGGTATCGATCAACAGCATTTTACCTGGCTGTAAACGGCCTTTTTTAATAACGGTCGACTCATCAATAGTTAATACACCAGCTTCAGAAGCTGCTATAACGCGGCCATCATTGGTGATCACATAACGTAATGGGCGCAATCCGTTCCTGTCTAACAAAGCACCTACCAGCTTGCCATCAGTAAAGGTTATGGCAGCAGGGCCATCCCAAGGTTCCATTATAGTAGCGTGGAACTCATAGAAAGCTTTTTTAATCGGGTCCATCTGCTCGTTACCATCCCAAGCTTCAGGTACCAGCATCATCATTACGTGCGGTAATGAGCGGCCGGTGTGTAAAAGGATCTCGATGATGTTATCCAAACAAGCTGAATCCGATTGATTGTTGTCAATAACCGGCAACAACATCTCCATCTCATCATTGGTGAAATAAGACGAAGCATAAGATTTTAAGCCCGAATAGAACCAGTTAAGGTTACCTGTAAGGGTATTGATCTCGCCATTGTGAGCGATCAGCCTGAATGGCTGTGCCAGTTTCCATGACGGGAAAGTATTGGTTGAGAAACGCGAGTGGATCATGGCAAAGCCCGATGCAATACGCGGATCAGAAAGATCAGCATAATAATTGCGCAGCTGGTAAGTAGTTAGCTGGCCCTTATATATAATAGTTTTGCATGATAGTGAGGTAAAATAAAAGTACTCAGCCGCTCCGTTAATCGTTTCGGTGATCGTTTTATTAATATATCTTCTTAATACGTATAGCTTACGTTCAAAATCATCAGTATTGGTAATATGGTGCGGCCTTAAAATGAAGAGTTGCTCGCAATCAGGTTCAACAGCACGGGCGGTTTCGCCAATAACTGATGAGTTTACCGCTACTTTACGGTAACCTAATTTATGCAAGCCAA
Protein-coding regions in this window:
- a CDS encoding galactokinase; this translates as MRDFLQIEFKKTYQKQAEHAYFSPGRVNLIGEHIDYNGGLVMPCAVTLGTYLLVSPNNEEVFRFRSVNFDEQFEIPLQKDYKKDGKTWYNYPLGVIQHFVKDDKSLKGLDFLYFGNIPIGSGLSSSASIEVVTAFALNDLFECDYSKLDLVKLAKSVENNFIGLNSGIMDQFAVAFGEKNKALMLNCDTLDYQAVDSNLGDHILAIINTNKPRKLAESKYNERVLECKAALKALQQELDIHNLCDIDTATFEKYEHLITDAIVKKRAEHVIKENDRVKLAGVALSNNNLAEFGRLMYASHDSLRDLYEVSGKELDTVVEYSKTNPDVAGARMTGAGFGGCAIALVKESSFEKFAKEVTEYYTKKIGYAPSVYSSLIGDGVGLLKEEQAIRV
- a CDS encoding ArsR/SmtB family transcription factor, which translates into the protein MRRDVFQAIADPTRREIINLIAHRSLNLNSIADNFTVSRPAISKHIKILTECGLVTITQQGREHYCKANFKQFKEVSDWIEQYRVFWTDKLDALGKFLDEEK
- a CDS encoding YciI family protein codes for the protein MNQYIVTGYDYTDDGALKRRMDVRPHHLDGAKDLKEKGNYVVGGALLNEGGKMIGSVMILQFENEEGLEAWKQSEIYITQKIWESVDVKPFKVADV
- a CDS encoding glutamate synthase subunit beta → MGKVTGFQEFNRELPEKVSPAERVKNYNEFVGLYSDEKLNQQSARCMNCGIPFCHSGCPLGNIIPEFNDAVYRKNWEEAYQILSSTNNFPEFTGRICPAPCESACVLGINKPAVAIEEIEKHIIEIAYANNLVKPTAPVIKTGKKVAVIGSGPAGLAAAAQLSKAGHSVTVYERDDKAGGLLRYGIPDFKLEKWIIDRRIQVMEEDGVEFKYNVEVGKDLSAEEVVRNHDAVVLSGGSTIPRNLPMPGRELKGIHFAMDFLKQQNKRVGDSKFDTEDIFATGKEVVVIGGGDTGSDCVGTSNRQGATSVKQFEVMFRPPEARTQHMPWPTYPMVLKVTSSHEEGADRYWGINTKEFLGDENGELRAIRVSDVSWEVDVLGRPVKFTEVEGSEREIPCQRVFLAMGFLHPQHEGLLKKLGVELDVRKNVNANDVTYRTNVSKVFSAGDMRRGQSLVVWAISEGRECARKVDEFLMGHSTLESKDAVNQFEQVF
- a CDS encoding aldo/keto reductase, with amino-acid sequence MANTSVSYQPTFTIGGDLTVNRMGYGAMRITGKGIWGPPSDKDEAIRVLKRAVELGVNFIDTADSYGPYVSEELIAEALHPYADGLVIATKGGLERTGPDQWPVNGHPDHLKTALEGSLKRLKLDQIDLYQLHRIDPKVPTEKTFEFLQKAQEDGKIKHIGLSEVSVDDIKKAREFFEVVSVQNMYSVDNRKWEPVLQYTKEKNIAFIPWFPLNAANVASQAKLKEVADKHGATVYQTALSWLLHHADNILLIPGTSSVKHLEENHKAVSVELTADDMQHLDKIAG
- the gltB gene encoding glutamate synthase large subunit; translated protein: MNQDDSHQGLYRPEFEHDSCGTGFITNINGHKSNQIIDNALTMLENMEHRGACGCDPDSGDGAGILIQLPHEFLMEECSNLEMSLPEPGEYGVGMIFFPKDPSIKKACRNVITNAIEKLGLHKLGYRKVAVNSSVIGETARAVEPDCEQLFILRPHHITNTDDFERKLYVLRRYINKTITETINGAAEYFYFTSLSCKTIIYKGQLTTYQLRNYYADLSDPRIASGFAMIHSRFSTNTFPSWKLAQPFRLIAHNGEINTLTGNLNWFYSGLKSYASSYFTNDEMEMLLPVIDNNQSDSACLDNIIEILLHTGRSLPHVMMMLVPEAWDGNEQMDPIKKAFYEFHATIMEPWDGPAAITFTDGKLVGALLDRNGLRPLRYVITNDGRVIAASEAGVLTIDESTVIKKGRLQPGKMLLIDTEKGKIITDDEIKHQIASRQPYGRWLENYKINLSELAEPRLAFADLSPDSVFRYQQVFGYSREDIDTIIKPMAVDGKEPIGSMGTDVPLAILSDKPQHLSSYFKQYFAQVTNPPIDPIRERLVMSLATFIGNNGNLLDEDKMHCHCVTLKHPILKNHQLEKLRSIDTGMFHAKTLQTYFKADGLPGSMQKGIERVCRYAEDAVDDGFEVLILSDRAIDSEHAPIPSLLAVSAVHHHLIKKGRRGSVGLVVEAGDVWEVHHFACLLAFGATAINPYLALSTIQTVKRDGSLETSLEEKYLLKNYVKSVNDGLLKIFSKMGISTLQSYHGSQIFEILGLNKDVVSKYFCGAVTRIEGLGLDEIARESLCKHRIGFGSSNTESHLLPEGGIYQWKRRGEAHLFNPTTVHLLQHATRSNDYNVYKNYARVINEQGEKHFTIRGLLDFTHHRESISIDEVEPAENIMKRFATGAMSFGSISHEAHSTMAIAMNRIGGKSNTGEGGEDEMRYEKMENGDSMRSAIKQVASARFGVTSNYLTNADELQIKMAQGAKPGEGGQLPGHKVDDWIAKTRHSTPGVGLISPPPHHDIYSIEDLAQLIFDLKNANRAARINVKLVSKAGVGTIAAGVAKAHADVILIAGYDGGTGASPISSVKHAGLPWELGLSEAHQTLVRNKLRSRVVLQTDGQLKTGRDLAIAALLGAEEWGVATAALVAGGCIMMRKCHLNTCPVGVATQDPELRKLFSGKPEHVVNLFRFMAEELREIMAELGFRTINEMVGRVQFLKVKDNLQNWKAKKVDLSGILHPVTNAKGLTLYNSEKQDHGMDAILDLQLWEAAKPALEDKTPVFASYDVKNTDRTLGTLLSNEISKIYGSAGLPDNTINIKFKGSAGQSFGAFTTKGIAFELEGEANDYVGKGLSGAQLAIYPSEKATFTPEENIIIGNVALYGATSGEVFIGGMAGERFAVRNSGATTVVEGIGDHGCEYMTGGRALILGKTGRNFAAGMSGGIAWVYNPDNTFAENCNMEMVDLDPLSIKDEEEILSLLRKHIQLTGSKVAQELLNNWNKVSAQFVKVYPKEYKKVLEKLQYQTVS
- a CDS encoding SRPBCC family protein, with translation MSTQPFVIERTYNAPISKVWEALTDHNKMKEWYFQLEDFKPEIGFKFTFEGGSKEKTYIHLCEITEVIPGKKLAHSWVYKDYPGESFVTWELFDEGGKTRLKLTHTGLETFQQDNKDFATESFTKGWTHITGTSLKEYLEK
- a CDS encoding RNA methyltransferase, with the translated sequence MTNDPINNDYKKLKLDELNRASVDEFKAQKKLPVAVVLDNVRSMHNIGSIFRTSDGFAVEQICLCGITAQPPHREIEKTALGATQSISWLYFGDTLQAVEHLRTEGYKIIAIEQAQNSIMLNDFNPAGDEKYALIFGNEVNGVSDDVMQKIDTCIEIPQFGTKHSFNIVVSAGIVLWDFFSKMVV
- a CDS encoding YdeI/OmpD-associated family protein, producing the protein MNLPQKLQIKSGKHWLFFNAPGNYLTVIEPLPDNVTVSYEPTGEFDGIQLFIKNAAELTSSLTILKPILKPDTVFWVTYPKKSSGMDSGLEMMGSWDELTNLGLRIVTSVSVNETWTALRFKPVELTKLSDSRNANIAKNEYGDYIDIENRQITLPADMAEILQDKPQAMAFYQQLSYSNKKEYVVWILSAKQEKTREERLVKMVDKLLGDKKNPAEK